In Hamadaea flava, a genomic segment contains:
- a CDS encoding DUF1349 domain-containing protein: protein MLTNMSWFNEPREWSLKDGLLRVVTELKTDFWRETFYGWTTDNGHFFYQPTTGDFTAEVVVSATHTTRFDQAGMMVRADGRNWLKTGLEVTSGTVQVSTVFTRGYSDVSMAPIQGFLGEVSMRVTRFGEAVAVHCRSGDRPWQLQRLGYLALPATVDVGVMCCSPERAGLEATFRDFRIGPPTSRDGLE from the coding sequence GTGCTGACGAACATGTCGTGGTTCAACGAGCCGCGCGAGTGGTCATTGAAGGACGGCCTACTGCGCGTCGTGACGGAGTTGAAGACTGACTTCTGGCGCGAGACGTTCTACGGCTGGACCACCGACAATGGACACTTCTTTTACCAGCCGACGACTGGCGACTTCACCGCCGAGGTGGTTGTGTCCGCTACGCATACGACACGGTTCGACCAGGCTGGCATGATGGTCCGAGCCGACGGGCGTAACTGGCTGAAAACCGGCTTGGAGGTCACGTCGGGCACCGTGCAGGTCAGCACGGTGTTCACCCGCGGGTACTCGGATGTGTCGATGGCGCCGATCCAAGGATTTCTTGGAGAGGTTTCGATGCGAGTCACCCGCTTCGGCGAAGCAGTGGCCGTGCATTGCCGTAGCGGCGACCGTCCGTGGCAGCTGCAGCGGCTCGGCTATCTCGCCCTTCCTGCCACCGTAGACGTCGGCGTCATGTGCTGCTCGCCTGAGCGTGCCGGGTTGGAGGCCACCTTCCGCGACTTTCGAATCGGGCCCCCGACCTCCCGGGATGGACTTGAGTAG
- a CDS encoding ATP-binding protein: MLIADALKLEGTDCQEFVALAKVGRARSAYVAAAPGLCEPPRSLGDLTGRAAELAWIHRLVEQAADGANVAIVSGGAGLGKTTLMVRAAHRLRDRFPDGVLFVDALGMSRRPVASDELLNRLLRALGIRAQHIPDDTAEKAGLSPPARRAAGPGDRALKDGFLQITACDRTAVARRAPDPLILGAPRQPRDQYARALNRVCWTGLDEARGGSAANRSLRITR, from the coding sequence TTGTTGATCGCCGACGCGTTGAAGCTGGAGGGCACCGACTGCCAGGAGTTCGTTGCGCTGGCCAAAGTGGGCCGTGCCCGGTCGGCGTACGTGGCGGCCGCGCCAGGACTATGTGAGCCGCCCCGGTCGCTCGGCGACCTCACCGGGCGGGCGGCCGAGCTTGCCTGGATCCACCGTCTGGTTGAGCAGGCGGCCGATGGCGCGAACGTCGCGATCGTCTCGGGCGGAGCCGGGCTGGGCAAAACCACGCTTATGGTTCGAGCGGCGCACCGGTTACGTGACCGGTTTCCCGACGGGGTCTTGTTCGTCGACGCCCTGGGCATGAGCCGGCGGCCGGTCGCCAGCGACGAACTGCTTAACCGGCTGCTGCGCGCGCTGGGCATACGCGCGCAGCACATCCCGGACGACACTGCCGAGAAAGCCGGACTTTCGCCACCTGCTCGGCGAGCGGCAGGTCCTGGTGATCGCGCTTTGAAGGACGGCTTCCTCCAGATCACCGCATGCGACCGGACCGCAGTCGCCCGCAGGGCTCCTGACCCGCTCATACTCGGCGCGCCTAGGCAACCCCGAGATCAATATGCGAGAGCGCTCAACCGTGTGTGCTGGACAGGGCTGGATGAAGCTCGCGGTGGGTCTGCGGCAAACCGCTCGCTGCGGATCACCCGGTGA
- a CDS encoding ABC transporter ATP-binding protein, whose translation MITFTDLSKRYRDTVALDGVSFGVQAGTIVGLLGPNGAGKSTALRILLGLGRADAGRATIAGRAYTDWPNPALVAGSLLDADCFHPGRTARESLRLAARTIGLAPGRVDEVLDEVGLPGTAAGKPVRAFSLGMRQRLGLASALLGRPRALILDEPSNGLDPQGQRWLAGLLRSRADQGCAVLLSSHQLADVEQLADRLVIVGAGKVLADDTPDRLRAQHGSIADVYFTLTGGNDRPAHAESRW comes from the coding sequence ATGATCACCTTTACCGATCTGAGCAAGCGCTATCGGGACACCGTCGCGCTGGACGGGGTCTCCTTCGGGGTGCAAGCGGGCACCATCGTCGGCCTACTGGGTCCCAACGGCGCCGGCAAATCGACCGCCTTACGTATCCTGCTGGGCCTGGGGCGAGCGGACGCGGGCCGGGCCACCATCGCCGGCCGGGCCTACACCGACTGGCCGAACCCGGCGCTGGTGGCCGGATCGCTGCTGGACGCCGACTGCTTTCATCCGGGGCGTACCGCGCGTGAGTCGCTCCGGCTGGCCGCCCGCACCATCGGGCTTGCACCCGGCCGGGTCGACGAGGTCCTCGACGAGGTCGGATTGCCCGGCACGGCAGCCGGCAAACCGGTCCGGGCCTTCTCCCTCGGGATGCGGCAGCGGCTCGGACTGGCGTCGGCACTGCTGGGCCGGCCCCGGGCGCTGATCCTTGACGAGCCGTCCAACGGTCTGGACCCGCAGGGCCAACGGTGGCTCGCCGGCCTCTTGCGAAGCCGCGCCGACCAGGGGTGCGCCGTGCTGCTGTCGAGTCACCAGCTGGCCGACGTCGAGCAGCTGGCGGACCGGCTGGTCATCGTCGGGGCGGGCAAGGTCTTGGCGGACGACACCCCGGACCGGCTGCGTGCTCAGCACGGCAGCATCGCCGACGTCTACTTCACCCTGACCGGCGGCAACGATCGCCCGGCCCACGCTGAAAGCAGGTGGTGA
- a CDS encoding sensor histidine kinase, translating to MTPPARVHQPSPGRLFVAFGGAVAALFWLYHLTAFLSPVERPWHMIVVQSVAGLAAIVALTLWRRSAAWCLLIVAGCLFLSPAGVGAAFAVQAASAWRRGRSLVVLVTGVGLVATKIAQLLLGPYHRGWIVASTVELTVAVAGLAAATLTGWLLRSVSAERTLREDARLARRDAEHARMEQVRLQERERISREMHDVLAHRISLVAMHAGALVYRDDLDPKTTRETARVIHGNAKQALDELRGILSGLRDGTHDHDHPEPPQPTLRELPVLVAEARSTDTPVRLALTATGLDDLPTQVSRSAYRILQEGLTNARKHAPQAPVELRVDDGPDNSIVLTVGNPLSREQDHWPAGAGLGLVGVTERAQLLGGTVTVGPVDGRFELTVTFPRPSA from the coding sequence GTGACACCTCCCGCCCGCGTACATCAGCCCAGCCCGGGGCGGCTGTTCGTGGCTTTCGGCGGTGCCGTCGCGGCGCTGTTCTGGCTATATCACCTCACGGCCTTTCTCTCGCCCGTCGAGCGGCCCTGGCACATGATCGTGGTGCAGAGTGTCGCCGGGCTCGCGGCGATCGTCGCGTTGACCCTGTGGCGGCGATCCGCTGCGTGGTGTCTCCTCATCGTCGCTGGCTGCCTGTTCCTCAGCCCGGCGGGTGTCGGCGCGGCGTTCGCCGTGCAAGCGGCCTCCGCGTGGCGGCGCGGCCGGTCGCTGGTCGTGCTCGTCACGGGAGTCGGGCTCGTGGCGACGAAGATCGCCCAGTTGCTCCTCGGCCCGTATCACCGTGGCTGGATCGTCGCATCGACGGTGGAGCTGACCGTGGCTGTGGCGGGGCTGGCCGCGGCCACGCTGACGGGCTGGTTGCTGCGCAGCGTCTCCGCTGAGCGGACGCTGCGCGAGGACGCGCGGCTCGCCCGCCGCGACGCCGAGCACGCCCGGATGGAGCAGGTACGCCTGCAGGAGCGGGAGCGGATTTCTCGCGAGATGCACGACGTGCTCGCCCATCGGATCTCGCTGGTCGCCATGCACGCCGGCGCCCTGGTCTATCGGGACGATCTGGACCCCAAGACCACCCGGGAGACGGCCCGAGTCATCCACGGCAACGCCAAGCAGGCCCTCGATGAGCTTCGGGGAATCCTGTCCGGCCTCCGGGACGGCACCCACGACCACGACCATCCGGAACCACCTCAGCCGACGCTGCGGGAGCTGCCAGTCCTGGTCGCGGAGGCCCGCTCGACCGATACCCCGGTGAGACTCGCTCTGACCGCGACCGGGCTGGACGACCTGCCCACACAGGTGAGCCGCTCGGCGTACCGAATCCTCCAGGAAGGGCTGACGAACGCCCGCAAGCACGCGCCCCAGGCGCCAGTGGAGCTACGCGTGGACGACGGTCCGGACAACTCGATCGTCCTGACGGTGGGTAATCCGTTGAGCCGCGAGCAAGACCATTGGCCGGCGGGTGCTGGTCTGGGCCTGGTGGGCGTCACCGAGCGGGCGCAATTGCTGGGCGGCACTGTCACAGTCGGACCGGTCGACGGCCGCTTCGAGCTGACCGTGACCTTCCCGCGGCCAAGCGCATGA
- a CDS encoding response regulator, whose translation MVIVDDDALVRRGLHLILQADAELEIVGEADDGDRALQVIHETAPDVVLLDIRMPRLDGLAVMERLARLASPPHVIMLTTFHADDYVLRALRLGAQGFLLKDTDPPDMINAIRAAHRGEPVLSPSVTATVIAAATGHPATDPRIAAAAASLSPREREVAVALAQGMSNMEIGRTLYLSLATVKTTVTRIFTKLGVDNRVSAAMMIRDAGLL comes from the coding sequence ATAGTGATCGTCGACGACGATGCTCTGGTACGCCGCGGACTGCACCTGATCCTTCAGGCCGACGCCGAGTTGGAGATCGTCGGCGAGGCCGACGACGGCGACCGGGCACTCCAGGTCATTCACGAGACGGCACCTGACGTCGTGTTGCTCGACATCCGGATGCCGCGGCTGGACGGGTTGGCCGTCATGGAGCGCCTCGCCCGGCTGGCGTCGCCGCCTCACGTCATCATGCTCACAACGTTCCACGCCGACGACTATGTCCTGCGGGCACTGCGTCTCGGCGCACAGGGTTTCCTGCTGAAGGACACCGACCCACCGGACATGATCAACGCCATCAGGGCGGCGCACCGTGGAGAGCCGGTGCTGTCGCCATCGGTGACCGCGACCGTCATCGCCGCCGCCACCGGACATCCAGCGACGGACCCCCGGATCGCGGCGGCGGCCGCATCGCTTTCGCCACGTGAGCGCGAGGTCGCGGTGGCCCTCGCGCAGGGAATGTCCAACATGGAGATCGGTAGGACGCTCTATCTAAGCCTCGCCACGGTCAAGACGACAGTGACGCGTATCTTCACGAAGCTGGGCGTGGACAACCGAGTCTCGGCGGCGATGATGATCCGGGATGCCGGGCTGCTCTGA
- a CDS encoding DUF3885 domain-containing protein yields the protein MIEASRLTSLWDQRWSDSPPRADWLKHAYQSRWVRFHSLPGSKRYPTSDDEYATVLHRHNTVLEELTDDPNLLLITCDWGEIEQPEPRDERLRALDPAGTLWQALPPDDYRESWTYLYISERSWMRGVLDPVLRAVADDILAGVMVAPGNLSWIYHPYDGGADVLLPTSGARDHIRERHRDWLSAHPSGL from the coding sequence GTGATCGAGGCCTCTCGTCTCACCAGCCTGTGGGACCAGCGGTGGTCCGATAGCCCGCCACGAGCTGATTGGCTCAAGCATGCCTACCAGTCCAGGTGGGTGCGGTTCCACAGCCTGCCGGGTTCCAAGCGGTATCCCACCAGCGATGACGAGTACGCGACCGTGTTGCATCGCCATAACACAGTCCTCGAGGAGCTCACAGACGACCCGAACCTGCTATTGATCACGTGCGACTGGGGCGAGATCGAACAGCCGGAACCTCGCGATGAGCGCCTTCGCGCATTGGACCCGGCGGGTACCCTGTGGCAGGCACTGCCGCCCGACGACTACCGAGAATCCTGGACCTATCTATACATCAGCGAGCGGTCGTGGATGCGTGGCGTGCTGGATCCCGTGCTCCGTGCCGTCGCCGACGACATCTTGGCCGGGGTGATGGTCGCACCCGGTAACCTGAGCTGGATCTACCACCCGTATGACGGCGGCGCCGACGTCCTCCTGCCCACGAGTGGGGCGCGCGACCACATCCGCGAACGTCACCGCGACTGGCTCTCAGCTCATCCGTCCGGACTGTGA
- a CDS encoding recombinase family protein, translated as MLTNPRYTGRQVWNKQRTDEVLVDVDDVALGHMPVMRWNPRNKWIISQEFVHKPLVSGEVFKAARDLLGSRTHKPAAHKPHRTRHPYVLKSLIYCSVCQRRMQGQHSHKVAYYPCRYPSDYALANRVDHPKNVIMREDQAIGPIDDRIASAFAPSRRDQTIELLARLLSTPIRPAIPRRRAAGDIAAEFDKKIARYRQALDEGASPRPWRIGSPRLNSCATRPWQVLPLPANPTRPTR; from the coding sequence ATCCTTACCAACCCGCGCTACACCGGCAGACAGGTCTGGAACAAGCAGCGCACCGACGAGGTACTCGTTGACGTCGATGATGTGGCACTGGGACACATGCCGGTAATGCGATGGAACCCCCGGAATAAGTGGATCATCTCGCAGGAGTTCGTCCACAAGCCACTCGTCAGCGGCGAGGTCTTCAAGGCAGCTCGGGACCTGCTCGGGTCGCGGACGCACAAGCCCGCCGCCCACAAGCCACATCGCACACGGCATCCGTACGTCCTCAAGAGCCTCATCTACTGCTCGGTGTGCCAGCGGCGCATGCAGGGCCAACACTCCCACAAAGTCGCCTACTACCCGTGCCGCTACCCCTCCGACTACGCCCTAGCCAACCGTGTCGATCACCCCAAGAACGTGATCATGCGCGAGGACCAGGCAATCGGCCCAATCGACGACCGGATCGCTTCGGCTTTCGCCCCTTCTCGACGCGATCAGACGATCGAGCTGCTGGCTCGTCTGCTCAGCACCCCGATCCGGCCGGCGATTCCAAGAAGACGGGCCGCTGGCGACATCGCGGCAGAGTTCGACAAGAAGATCGCGCGATACCGGCAGGCTCTCGATGAGGGAGCTAGCCCTCGGCCGTGGCGGATTGGATCACCGAGGCTGAACAGCTGCGCGACACGGCCCTGGCAAGTCCTCCCGCTGCCTGCGAATCCGACACGGCCGACTCGATGA
- a CDS encoding ADP-ribosylation/crystallin J1: MTETMTLWRPTGPQELELVRASGWKTWPPRLPDQPIFYPVLNEQYAIMIARDWNVPASGVGYVTRFEVNREFAARYPVQQAGGRDILELWVPAEELDEFNQHIVGLIEVVHEFRTDAPGQP, encoded by the coding sequence ATGACCGAGACGATGACCCTGTGGCGGCCGACCGGCCCGCAGGAACTCGAACTCGTTCGCGCCTCCGGTTGGAAGACGTGGCCGCCGCGCCTGCCCGACCAGCCGATCTTCTACCCGGTCCTCAACGAGCAATACGCGATCATGATCGCCCGGGACTGGAACGTGCCCGCCTCCGGCGTCGGCTATGTGACCCGTTTCGAAGTCAACCGCGAGTTCGCAGCTCGCTACCCCGTCCAGCAGGCCGGCGGTCGCGACATCCTCGAGCTGTGGGTACCCGCCGAAGAGCTCGACGAGTTCAACCAGCACATCGTGGGGCTCATCGAGGTCGTCCATGAATTCCGGACCGACGCCCCGGGCCAGCCGTGA